The Moraxella haemolytica genome window below encodes:
- the ccmI gene encoding c-type cytochrome biogenesis protein CcmI, whose translation MSQSLLLFFTLCAVLAVLVALVVIFPWLKSRRAMDNRLMAVNVEVFHHRIAELDADKQAGVIDEAYYHAQSTELKRQLIAAQKHEDRYAPVGTKSRLIVMVWIPLLAALAYLTTADRTPVFTLWEAQDRVGQVADDLLTGKIDTPPEWATKDSAALISAMQTNVHTHAYDANRWMRLSELFTALDAKPQALEALARANRLEPDNVEIAMTYAQASFFMNNGSLDPTVKEIVLGILRSTPEHEGAQMMMAMGEIRAGNFVNAKAWVHKLRSNIAAKSGDRSEALASIDTLLENINTQEAKAAQGVKVGVGIDTKLMPQIQEGDVLFISIVSSKGGAPYAVKRLPVNQIQNGQFEVSLSDLDAMMPERTLTVGRENDELVVNARISHSGGAISESGDLSANPVPLTRATNAVFLTISQVIP comes from the coding sequence ATGAGTCAAAGTTTATTATTGTTTTTTACCTTATGTGCTGTTTTGGCGGTGTTGGTGGCTTTGGTGGTGATTTTCCCATGGTTAAAAAGTCGCCGAGCGATGGATAACCGTTTGATGGCGGTTAATGTGGAGGTGTTTCATCATCGTATTGCGGAGCTTGATGCTGATAAGCAAGCAGGTGTGATAGATGAAGCGTATTATCATGCTCAATCTACCGAGCTAAAACGCCAGCTGATAGCCGCCCAAAAACATGAGGATCGATATGCACCTGTAGGCACTAAGTCAAGGCTGATTGTCATGGTGTGGATTCCGCTTTTGGCGGCATTGGCTTATTTGACAACGGCTGATCGCACTCCTGTATTTACGCTGTGGGAAGCTCAAGATAGAGTAGGGCAGGTTGCGGACGACCTATTAACAGGCAAGATTGATACACCACCAGAGTGGGCAACTAAAGATAGTGCTGCATTAATTTCTGCCATGCAAACTAATGTGCATACTCATGCTTATGATGCTAACCGCTGGATGCGACTGTCTGAGCTGTTTACTGCTTTGGATGCTAAGCCACAGGCATTAGAGGCTTTAGCTCGTGCTAATCGATTGGAGCCTGATAATGTTGAGATTGCCATGACCTATGCACAGGCAAGTTTCTTTATGAATAATGGCTCATTAGACCCAACCGTAAAAGAAATCGTACTTGGTATATTGCGTAGCACACCTGAGCATGAAGGTGCACAGATGATGATGGCGATGGGAGAGATTCGTGCGGGTAATTTTGTGAATGCAAAGGCGTGGGTGCATAAGCTTCGTTCAAATATCGCCGCCAAATCTGGAGATAGAAGCGAAGCGTTGGCTAGTATTGATACTTTGCTTGAAAACATCAACACTCAAGAAGCTAAGGCGGCTCAAGGTGTCAAAGTCGGTGTTGGTATTGACACAAAACTTATGCCCCAGATTCAAGAAGGCGATGTATTGTTCATCTCTATTGTCTCTAGCAAGGGTGGTGCACCATATGCTGTTAAGCGACTGCCTGTCAATCAAATCCAAAATGGGCAGTTTGAAGTATCGCTTAGCGACTTAGATGCCATGATGCCTGAACGCACGCTCACGGTCGGTAGAGAAAATGATGAGCTTGTTGTGAATGCTCGCATCAGCCATTCAGGTGGTGCGATCTCTGAATCAGGAGATTTGTCTGCAAATCCTGTACCGCTTACTAGGGCAACCAATGCTGTTTTCTTGACAATCTCACAGGTTATCCCCTAA
- the adk gene encoding adenylate kinase: protein MLRIILLGPPGAGKGTQAQLISKEFNIPQISTGDMLRAAIKEGTELGKIAKSVMDAGQLVSDELIINLVKERIAQSDCTHGCIFDGFPRTIAQAQALADAGVNIDHVIEIGVPDDEIVSRMSGRRAHLPSGRTYHIIHNPPKIEGKDDVTGEDLVQRDDDKEEVVRDRLSVYHAQTSTLIGHYQAVAQSGENAPAYHKFDGTKDIDTVRDEIFAVLKG from the coding sequence ATGCTTCGTATTATTTTATTAGGTCCACCAGGTGCAGGTAAAGGCACACAAGCACAGCTAATCTCAAAGGAATTTAATATCCCTCAGATATCAACAGGCGATATGTTGCGTGCTGCCATTAAAGAAGGTACGGAGCTGGGCAAGATTGCCAAAAGTGTGATGGATGCAGGTCAGCTGGTTTCTGATGAGCTGATTATCAATTTGGTTAAAGAACGCATTGCACAATCTGACTGCACGCATGGCTGTATTTTTGATGGCTTTCCACGAACCATTGCTCAAGCACAGGCTTTGGCGGATGCTGGCGTGAATATTGACCATGTGATTGAGATTGGTGTGCCTGATGATGAGATTGTCAGTCGTATGTCAGGTCGCCGTGCTCACTTGCCATCTGGACGCACCTACCACATCATTCACAATCCCCCTAAAATTGAAGGCAAAGACGATGTTACAGGCGAGGACTTGGTACAGCGTGATGATGATAAAGAAGAGGTGGTTAGAGACCGCCTATCGGTGTATCATGCACAGACATCGACGCTAATCGGTCATTATCAAGCGGTAGCTCAGTCAGGTGAAAATGCTCCTGCTTATCACAAGTTTGATGGCACAAAAGACATTGACACGGTTCGTGATGAAATTTTTGCGGTATTAAAAGGCTAG
- a CDS encoding HIT family protein: MMMTYDNTNIFAKILRGEIPCHKVYEDDKTLAFMDVMPQAVGHVLVIPKCEAVELTDLPCEYACAVFKTAQKVVHAQRQALGVDGIVQMQLNHAKAGQSVFHYHMHLIPTHIHELGNHASAMANQDELAQLAAKICAHIT, encoded by the coding sequence CTGATGATGACTTATGACAACACCAATATTTTTGCCAAAATCTTGCGTGGTGAGATTCCCTGCCATAAGGTCTATGAAGATGACAAAACGCTGGCTTTTATGGATGTGATGCCACAGGCGGTGGGTCATGTGCTTGTGATTCCTAAGTGTGAAGCGGTGGAATTGACCGATTTGCCGTGTGAGTATGCCTGTGCAGTATTTAAAACAGCTCAAAAGGTAGTTCATGCTCAGCGTCAGGCCTTGGGTGTAGATGGCATCGTTCAGATGCAGCTGAATCACGCCAAAGCAGGACAAAGCGTATTTCATTACCATATGCACCTAATTCCTACTCACATTCATGAGCTGGGTAATCACGCAAGTGCTATGGCAAATCAAGATGAATTGGCACAGCTTGCAGCCAAGATTTGTGCTCACATTACATAA
- a CDS encoding ferredoxin--NADP reductase — protein sequence MSKFISETVTYVHHWTDSLFTIKTTRSDSLRFRSGEFAMIGLMVDGKPLVRAYSIASPAWAEELEFYSIKVQDGPLTSRLQHIQVGDELLISKKPTGTLVLDDLLPGKHLYLLATGTGLAPFLSLTREPEVYERFEKVILVHGVRHEQDLAYRDFFENELPNDEIFGEWVREKLIYYPTVTRDEFKNTGRVTDLIKSGKLFADIGLPPMNKDDDRVMICGSMAMNSDTCTILDEFGLTISPRMGVPADYVVERAFVG from the coding sequence ATGTCAAAATTCATCAGCGAAACAGTTACTTATGTTCATCACTGGACAGACAGCCTATTTACCATCAAAACCACTCGTAGTGATAGCTTGCGTTTTAGAAGTGGCGAATTTGCCATGATTGGTCTAATGGTAGATGGCAAACCGCTTGTGCGTGCCTACTCTATCGCAAGCCCTGCTTGGGCTGAGGAGCTTGAATTTTACTCAATTAAAGTTCAAGATGGACCTCTAACCTCACGCTTACAACACATCCAAGTAGGCGATGAGTTACTCATCAGTAAAAAACCCACAGGCACACTCGTATTAGATGACCTTTTGCCTGGCAAGCACCTATACCTACTTGCCACAGGTACAGGACTGGCTCCATTTTTATCGCTCACTCGTGAACCTGAAGTGTACGAACGCTTTGAAAAAGTAATTCTAGTGCATGGCGTGCGTCATGAACAGGATTTGGCATACCGTGATTTTTTTGAAAATGAACTACCAAACGATGAAATCTTTGGCGAATGGGTGCGTGAAAAACTCATCTACTACCCAACCGTAACTCGTGATGAATTTAAAAACACAGGGCGTGTTACCGATCTCATCAAGTCAGGAAAGCTCTTTGCAGACATCGGACTACCCCCCATGAATAAAGACGATGACCGTGTGATGATTTGTGGTAGCATGGCGATGAATAGTGATACTTGTACCATTTTAGATGAATTTGGCTTGACCATCTCACCACGCATGGGCGTGCCTGCCGACTATGTGGTTGAGCGTGCATTTGTGGGTTAA
- the tsaA gene encoding tRNA (N6-threonylcarbamoyladenosine(37)-N6)-methyltransferase TrmO yields MTSHTLPIIGYHHSPLSQKFGVPRQPNLVAVKSHIDFVAPYAISDAFVGIERYSHLWILWLFHHNKGQANFRPQVRPPRLGGNEKIGVFATRSMYRPSAIGLSVVQFDRLEVIDNQVILHIIGADMVDGTPILDIKPYLAFADSVSGAKGFSKPTVRSVLWSNQAETDFMYFLQSNALRLDDQVIITKLIAQDPRVAYRQHETNLVSVMQYRCVDINFYMNDDGAMVIECIKNSQVCHDT; encoded by the coding sequence ATTACTTCACATACGCTACCCATCATCGGTTATCATCACTCCCCCTTGTCCCAAAAGTTTGGTGTTCCTCGGCAACCAAACCTTGTCGCTGTTAAAAGCCATATTGATTTTGTTGCTCCGTATGCGATATCTGACGCTTTTGTTGGTATCGAGCGATATAGTCATTTGTGGATTTTGTGGCTCTTTCACCATAATAAAGGGCAGGCAAATTTTCGTCCGCAAGTGCGTCCACCACGGCTAGGCGGTAATGAGAAAATTGGAGTATTTGCCACACGCAGTATGTACCGACCATCAGCAATTGGGCTGTCGGTTGTGCAGTTTGATAGATTGGAAGTGATTGATAATCAAGTGATTTTACATATCATTGGGGCGGATATGGTAGATGGTACACCGATATTGGACATCAAGCCTTATTTAGCATTTGCTGACAGTGTGAGTGGAGCAAAGGGTTTTTCCAAACCGACTGTTCGGTCTGTATTGTGGAGCAATCAAGCTGAAACGGATTTTATGTATTTTTTACAAAGTAACGCACTGCGTTTAGATGACCAAGTCATTATTACCAAGCTGATTGCCCAAGACCCACGAGTCGCCTATCGTCAGCACGAAACAAATCTTGTATCGGTCATGCAATATCGGTGCGTTGATATTAACTTTTATATGAATGATGATGGTGCTATGGTGATTGAGTGTATTAAAAACAGCCAAGTTTGCCATGACACATGA
- the prfB gene encoding peptide chain release factor 2 (programmed frameshift) translates to MEIAPYQDQIKDLEARGKELWGYLDVEGKKERLEEVNLELENPDIWNNPELATKISKEKSVLDGIVGTVDGLSVRLDDARAMLELAVEEDDESLLADVQAELDEALKSVEDLEFKRMFSGEMDANNCYLDIQAGSGGTEAQDWSEMLLRMYLRWCESHGFKAEVLEVSEGGVAGIKSATIAVKGDYAFGWLRTEIGVHRLVRKSPFDSNNGRHTSFSAVFVSPEIDDNVEIDINPADLRIDTYRSSGAGGQHVNTTDSAVRITHQPTGVVVACQNERSQHANKDTAMKMLRAKLYELEMQKRMEKQQALEDSKSDIGWGSQIRSYVLDDSRIKDLRTGVETSNTQAVLNGDLDKFIVASLKSGL, encoded by the exons ATGGAAATCGCCCCATATCAAGACCAAATCAAAGACTTAGAAGCTCGTGGTAAAGAGCTTTGGGGGTATCTT GACGTTGAGGGTAAAAAAGAACGCCTAGAAGAGGTTAATTTAGAGCTAGAAAACCCTGATATCTGGAATAATCCTGAACTGGCTACAAAGATTAGCAAAGAAAAATCAGTACTAGACGGCATCGTTGGCACGGTTGATGGTTTGTCGGTGCGACTTGATGACGCACGAGCGATGTTGGAGCTGGCTGTTGAAGAAGATGACGAAAGTCTACTCGCCGATGTGCAAGCTGAGTTGGATGAAGCATTAAAGAGTGTAGAGGATTTAGAATTTAAACGAATGTTTAGTGGTGAGATGGACGCTAATAACTGCTATCTAGACATTCAGGCAGGTTCTGGCGGTACAGAAGCTCAAGACTGGTCGGAGATGCTGTTGCGTATGTATTTGCGTTGGTGTGAATCGCATGGGTTTAAAGCAGAGGTGTTGGAAGTGTCCGAAGGTGGTGTGGCAGGAATCAAGTCAGCGACCATCGCAGTCAAAGGTGATTATGCTTTTGGTTGGCTTCGTACAGAGATTGGCGTACATCGCTTGGTGCGTAAATCACCTTTTGATAGCAATAATGGTCGCCATACTTCGTTTTCAGCGGTGTTTGTTTCGCCTGAGATTGATGACAATGTTGAGATTGACATCAATCCTGCAGATTTACGCATTGATACTTATCGTTCTAGTGGGGCGGGTGGTCAGCATGTTAATACCACAGATTCTGCTGTGCGTATCACGCACCAACCAACAGGCGTGGTCGTGGCGTGCCAAAATGAGCGTTCTCAACACGCCAACAAAGACACGGCGATGAAAATGCTGCGTGCAAAATTGTATGAATTAGAAATGCAAAAACGCATGGAAAAACAGCAGGCTTTAGAGGATAGTAAATCTGACATCGGCTGGGGAAGTCAAATCCGCTCTTATGTGCTTGATGATTCACGCATTAAAGATTTGCGTACTGGTGTTGAGACTTCCAATACTCAGGCGGTACTAAACGGCGATTTGGATAAATTCATCGTAGCGAGTTTAAAATCTGGGTTGTGA